The Carassius carassius chromosome 34, fCarCar2.1, whole genome shotgun sequence genome has a segment encoding these proteins:
- the LOC132115099 gene encoding legumain-like, protein MVIFMTSSYSATMFEDLAPNVDAYALTACTKYIQSSPSDYNDIRKIYLSDKFSSAWLKDINEADFKTETFHGKIADKQANHLKRNNDLCPCQFGNLEIRNCHLSEFLQK, encoded by the exons ATGGTGATATTCATGACCAGCAGTTACTCTGCAACAATGTTTGAAGATCTTGCCCCTAATGTAGATG CCTATGCATTGACTGCATGTACTAAATATATCCAGAGCTCTCCCAGTGATTACAATGACATCAGAAAAATCTACCTCTCTGATAAATTCTCATCTGCTTGGCTGAAGGACATTAATGAG GCTGACTTTAAAACAGAAACATTCCACGGGAAGATAGCTGATAAACAAGCTAATCACCTTAAACGAAATAATGATCTCTGCCCTTGCCAGTTTGGGAACCTG gagaTCAGAAACTGTCACCTCAGTGAGTTTCTGCAAAAATGA